In one window of Epinephelus fuscoguttatus linkage group LG20, E.fuscoguttatus.final_Chr_v1 DNA:
- the fbrs gene encoding autism susceptibility gene 2 protein homolog isoform X4 — MEGPSRSTGFRQSRRSRSQRDRERRRRRVDLAEERATSLSSGSEREACGTNSVLGPGARECRPGFGRHRPPRRRKRESVSCEEDIIDGFAIASFVSLEALEMDCSLKPSQRTDMLGRRNKGKRGPEENGGGPLSEPEEGAPHSYSSSCWNKSRNKRRKIEGHPLETGYICDTESDTGDKASDNDMDPVFTVSTRKVVEPTPSNMGTSVGKICPPLSARCGGASRLMVTPRVSGLERSQEKSLEQNFPEPVSSSTSSAPFSRLPSPVAAPGTVPRSSPFNGNGSRHNGSPPLSKPKPFTLPGRSHSIYNINRSNTPVKPPSSASSVASSSPSMRPPTPSTSVSLPYNRGLGSSGPLRPPSRASSGALFTSSPGLPPPPPLVQGPGHSSAADQELLRQNLNPHFLNSQEREGRRSVPGAENNAAAAGRATPGGPSATSSGPGSSGRTSQNQPNIPHMAFQFHQHNHQHQHTHTHHFTPFLHPTATAPPLFDKYTGKVDGLYRHPFFPQYPPPSVPSIQPVIPPTGPFSSLQGAFQPKPLVPQGTGPDITARLGVVPHHLQPKDPRKPGKWCAMHVYVAWMILSHQKKVKLMQAEPHKLDFRSDLLARLPGAGGLGPLGPMGGALPPTHDLTRPPSLFSAAGAVNPSSAPFISPSAPHSSFLTPTAHLDPYGRSPPFTPLGALGSGAFGGLGSPTLAGSVFGPKDSPASVVGGLSTPNHHDPWNRLHSGQSGFPPGPSWAKGPDKRDERDRAKDVERRDVPHIKDEKDRDNMLYGRQPVRMSPVAPPFKPRSSTPVSHINGHSSALGGGGGPIEDLTRSLNRDRDRERDRDGDKRPLPTVSSRGPPLGSSSLVADRDRPRSSSSSVLTTPPPSNRSAPSPMDLYPRPMAPTAHSLHNEPSHSQRDGNLPSSSAASASVTSLSQAKKSDRTTTPVSKPPLLLPPVKVKEERKEEPEHIPITLPPPAPNHSFDRPNSHPHHPRSGTPSSSSLSLTPTPGVPLMPPTPNPSSHLSLLDRSRAIEAYLGSTGAAGLVMGPGGDRFHHGPGQGPSQGPHSFTWDPWRELAAQQQHQHRREALALRSDPHLALRSDPHLARLLQHQRLLEAERVAAVAAAAAAANPHHPPTSTSSASTSAVRQEFGLMAPHFDRPPHLGPPGGGLIDEEQRAQILREDFERARYFGMHPHIPTGPHLSSPSHAATAAHLEQLHPGLLSHSLPHGASPASQHHAGLFARLGHLNPHHVPNGILAKTPAGLVGALAVGAPPPLIPSITSRSSTPPRRLGGPGELTLYSSHKDGESR; from the exons ATGGAGGGCCCGAGCCGGAGCACTGGATTCAGGCAGAGCCGACGGTCCCGTTCACAGCGCGACAGGGAGCGGCGGCGGAGGAGAGTGGACCTGGCCGAGGAGCGGGCCACATCCCTGTCCTCAGGCTCCGAGCGGGAGGCTTGTGGCACCAACAGTGTGCTGGGGCCCGGTGCGAGAGAGTGCCGGCCCGGCTTTGGGAGACACAGGCCTCCACGTCGGAGGAAGAGAGAGTCTGTGTCCTGCGAGGAAGACATCATTGATGGCTTCGCTATTGCGAGCTTTGTCAGCCTGGAGGCACTGGAG ATGGACTGTTCTCTGAAGCCCAGTCAGCGCACTGATATGCTGGGCCGGAGGAACAAGGGGAAGAGAGGGCCGGAGGAGAACGGTGGAGGGCCGCTGTCAGAGCCCGAGGAGGGAGCCCCGCACAGCTACTCCAGCAGCTGTTGGAACAAGAGCAGAAATAAGAGGAGAAAGATAGAG GGACACCCTTTGGAAACTGGCTACATT TGTGACACTGAGAGTGATACAGGAGACAAG GCCTCCGACAACGACATGGACCCGGTCTTCACAGTCAGTACGAGGAAAG TTGTGGAGCCCACCCCCTCAAACATGGGCACATCTGTGGGCAAAATCTGCCCGCCTCTCTCGGCCCGTTGTGGTGGCGCCTCACGGTTGATGGTGACCCCGAGAGTATCTGGCCTGGAACGAAGTCAGGAGAAAAGCCTGGAGCAGAATTTCCCAGAGCCGGTTTCTTCTTCTACCTCTTCTGCCCCCTTCTCTCGCCTGCCTTCCCCAGTCGCAGCCCCCGGCACGGTCCCCCGGTCCAGCCCGTTCAACGGAAATGGCAGCCGCCACAACGGCAGCCCGCCACTCTCCAAACCCAAACCCTTTACTTTGCCTGGACGATCTCACTCCATCTACAACATCAACAG GAGCAACACCCCAGTCAAACCTCCCTCATCTGCTTCATCTGTCGCATCTTCCTCACCCTCCATGCGCCCCCCGACTCCCTCCACCAGTGTGTCGCTGCCCTACAACAGGGGCTTAGGATCCTCAGGGCCCCTCCGACCCCCATCCCGAGCCAGCTCTGGGGCCTTGTTCACATCCTCACCTGGCCTGcctccccctccacctctgGTACAAGGTCCTGGCCACTCATCAGCAGCAG ACCAAGAATTACTGCGTCAGAACTTGAATCCCCACTTCTTGAATTCACAAGAACGCGAGGGCAGACGCAGCGTCCCAGGGGCTGAAAAcaatgcagcagctgcaggccGCGCCACTCCTGGTGGTCCATCAGCAACGAGCTCCGGACCGGGCTCATCAGGCCGGACGTCTCAGAACCAGCCGAACATCCCGCACATGGCCTTCCAGTTCCATCAGCACAACCAccagcaccaacacacacacacgcaccactTCACGCCCTTCCTGCACCCCACAGCTACCGCACCGCCTCTG TTTGATAAGTATACAGGCAAAGTGGACGGGCTGTACCGACACCCT TTCTTCCCACAATACCCGCCGCCTTCAGTGCCGAGTATCCAGCCTGTGATTCCTCCCACTGGGCCTTTCAGCTCCTTGCAAGGAGCATTTCAGCCAAAG cctCTTGTCCCTCAGGGAACGGGTCCTGATATAACCGCACGACTTGGGGTTGTGCCTCACCACCTGCAGCCCAAAGACCCCAGG AAACCAGGAAAGTGGTGTGCTATGCATGTATATGTGGCCTGGATGATTCTGAGTCATCAGAAAAAAGTAAAG CTGATGCAGGCTGAACCTCACAAGCTGGACTTCCGTAGTGACCTGCTGGCCCGTCTTCCTGGAGCTGGGGGACTAGGCCCCCTGGGGCCCATGGGAGGAGCCCTGCCTCCCACTCATGATCTGACCAGACCTCCCAGTCTGTTCTCAGCTGCAG GGGCAGTCAATCCGTCCTCAGCTCCTTTCATCTCCCCGTCAGCGCCCCACTCCTCTTTCCTCACACCGACTGCACACTTGG ATCCGTATGGCCGATCCCCACCTTTCACCCCACTGGGAGCTCTTGGTTCTGGTGCCTTTGGAGGACTTGGAAGCCCAACGCTGG CAGGATCTGTGTTTGGCCCCAAAGATTCACCAGCGAGTGTCGTCGGAGGCCTGTCCACACCCAACCATCACGACCCATGGAACCGTCTACACAGCGGTCAGTCTGGGTTCCCTCCTGGCCCCAGCTGGGCGAAGGGGCCAGACAAGCGGGATGAGAGGGATCGAGCGAAGGACGTGGAAAGGAGAGACGTCCCTCACATCAAGGATGAAAAGGACAG AGACAACATGCTGTATGGCCGACAACCTGTGAGAATGTCTCCAGTTGCCCCTCCCTTCAAACCCCGCAGTAGCACCCCAGTGTCCCACATTAATGGCCACAGCAGCGCCCTGGGGGGCGGCGGTGGGCCTATTGAGGACCTGACACGCAGCttgaacagagacagagaccgTGAGCGAGACAGAGACGGGGATAAGAGGCCGCTGCCAACAGTGTCTTCACGGGGGCCTCCTCTTGGCTCTTCATCTTTAGTAGCAGATAGAGACAGACCACGgtcttcttcatcttctgtgCTCACTACTCCCCCGCCCTCCAACCGCTCAGCCCCGTCCCCGATGGACCTTTACCCCCGCCCAATGGCCCCAACAGCACATAGCCTCCACAACGAACCCTCACACTCCCAAAGAGACGGTAACCTCCCTTCTTCCTCCGCAGCTTCTGCCTCAGTCACTTCTTTGTCTCAGGCCAAGAAGTCTGACCGGACCACAACACCCGTCTCCAAACCTCCGCTGCTTCTCCCTCCAGTCAAAGTCAAAGAGGAGCGGAAGGAGGAGCCAGAGCATATCCCCATCACCCTGCCTCCCCCAGCGCCTAACCACAGCTTTGACCGCCCCAACAGCCATCCACACCACCCTCGTTCTGGTaccccttcctcttcctccctatCGCTCACTCCCACTCCTGGTGTTCCCCTCATGCCACCCACTCCAAACCCTTCCTCTCACCTTTCCCTGCTGGATCGCTCCAGGGCCATTGAAGCGTATCTGGGGAGCACAGGCGCTGCGGGTTTGGTAATGGGCCCAGGAGGAGACCGTTTCCACCACGGTCCAGGCCAGGGACCATCACAGGGTCCACACAGCTTCACGTGGGACCCCTGGAGGGAGCTGGCAGCTCAGCAGCAACATCAGCATCGTAGAGAAGCATTGGCACTTCGCTCAGACCCTCACCTAGCCCTGCGATCCGATCCACATTTGGCCCGACTGCTCCAGCATCAGCGCCTTCTGGAGGCAGAGAGGGTTGCGGCTGTAGCAGCTGCGGCCGCAGCAGCCAACCCTCACCACCCTCCGACATCTACCTCTTCTGCCTCCACCTCTGCTGTCCGCCAGGAGTTTGGCCTAATGGCCCCTCACTTTGACCGCCCTCCTCACCTCGGACCCCCAGGAGGAGGACTGATAGATGAGGAGCAGCGGGCCCAGATCCTGAGGGAAGACTTTGAGCGGGCTCGCTACTTTGGGATGCACCCACACATCCCCACTGGCCCTCATCTCTCGAGCCCCTCTCATGCTGCTACTGCCGCTCACCTGGAGCAGCTCCACCCTGGCCTTCTCTCCCACTCGCTCCCCCACGGAGCCTCTCCTGCTTCCCAGCACCACGCTGGCCTCTTCGCCCGTCTCGGCCATCTAAACCCCCACCACGTGCCCAACGGCATCCTGGCAAAGACCCCTGCAGGCTTGGTGGGAGCTCTGGCGGTGGGGGCACCGCCTCCCCTCATTCCGTCCATCACCAGCCGGTCGTCCACACCTCCCCGTAGACTTGGAGGGCCAGGTGAGCTGACACTGTACAGCTCCCACAAAGACGGAGAGTCCAGATAG
- the fbrs gene encoding autism susceptibility gene 2 protein homolog isoform X3 gives MEGPSRSTGFRQSRRSRSQRDRERRRRRVDLAEERATSLSSGSEREACGTNSVLGPGARECRPGFGRHRPPRRRKRESVSCEEDIIDGFAIASFVSLEALEMDCSLKPSQRTDMLGRRNKGKRGPEENGGGPLSEPEEGAPHSYSSSCWNKSRNKRRKIEGHPLETGYICDTESDTGDKASDNDMDPVFTVSTRKVVEPTPSNMGTSVGKICPPLSARCGGASRLMVTPRVSGLERSQEKSLEQNFPEPVSSSTSSAPFSRLPSPVAAPGTVPRSSPFNGNGSRHNGSPPLSKPKPFTLPGRSHSIYNINRSNTPVKPPSSASSVASSSPSMRPPTPSTSVSLPYNRGLGSSGPLRPPSRASSGALFTSSPGLPPPPPLVQGPGHSSAADQELLRQNLNPHFLNSQEREGRRSVPGAENNAAAAGRATPGGPSATSSGPGSSGRTSQNQPNIPHMAFQFHQHNHQHQHTHTHHFTPFLHPTATAPPLFDKYTGKVDGLYRHPFFPQYPPPSVPSIQPVIPPTGPFSSLQGAFQPKGTGPDITARLGVVPHHLQPKDPRLTDPFGTSLKVSNKPGKWCAMHVYVAWMILSHQKKVKLMQAEPHKLDFRSDLLARLPGAGGLGPLGPMGGALPPTHDLTRPPSLFSAAGAVNPSSAPFISPSAPHSSFLTPTAHLDPYGRSPPFTPLGALGSGAFGGLGSPTLAGSVFGPKDSPASVVGGLSTPNHHDPWNRLHSGQSGFPPGPSWAKGPDKRDERDRAKDVERRDVPHIKDEKDRDNMLYGRQPVRMSPVAPPFKPRSSTPVSHINGHSSALGGGGGPIEDLTRSLNRDRDRERDRDGDKRPLPTVSSRGPPLGSSSLVADRDRPRSSSSSVLTTPPPSNRSAPSPMDLYPRPMAPTAHSLHNEPSHSQRDGNLPSSSAASASVTSLSQAKKSDRTTTPVSKPPLLLPPVKVKEERKEEPEHIPITLPPPAPNHSFDRPNSHPHHPRSGTPSSSSLSLTPTPGVPLMPPTPNPSSHLSLLDRSRAIEAYLGSTGAAGLVMGPGGDRFHHGPGQGPSQGPHSFTWDPWRELAAQQQHQHRREALALRSDPHLALRSDPHLARLLQHQRLLEAERVAAVAAAAAAANPHHPPTSTSSASTSAVRQEFGLMAPHFDRPPHLGPPGGGLIDEEQRAQILREDFERARYFGMHPHIPTGPHLSSPSHAATAAHLEQLHPGLLSHSLPHGASPASQHHAGLFARLGHLNPHHVPNGILAKTPAGLVGALAVGAPPPLIPSITSRSSTPPRRLGGPGELTLYSSHKDGESR, from the exons ATGGAGGGCCCGAGCCGGAGCACTGGATTCAGGCAGAGCCGACGGTCCCGTTCACAGCGCGACAGGGAGCGGCGGCGGAGGAGAGTGGACCTGGCCGAGGAGCGGGCCACATCCCTGTCCTCAGGCTCCGAGCGGGAGGCTTGTGGCACCAACAGTGTGCTGGGGCCCGGTGCGAGAGAGTGCCGGCCCGGCTTTGGGAGACACAGGCCTCCACGTCGGAGGAAGAGAGAGTCTGTGTCCTGCGAGGAAGACATCATTGATGGCTTCGCTATTGCGAGCTTTGTCAGCCTGGAGGCACTGGAG ATGGACTGTTCTCTGAAGCCCAGTCAGCGCACTGATATGCTGGGCCGGAGGAACAAGGGGAAGAGAGGGCCGGAGGAGAACGGTGGAGGGCCGCTGTCAGAGCCCGAGGAGGGAGCCCCGCACAGCTACTCCAGCAGCTGTTGGAACAAGAGCAGAAATAAGAGGAGAAAGATAGAG GGACACCCTTTGGAAACTGGCTACATT TGTGACACTGAGAGTGATACAGGAGACAAG GCCTCCGACAACGACATGGACCCGGTCTTCACAGTCAGTACGAGGAAAG TTGTGGAGCCCACCCCCTCAAACATGGGCACATCTGTGGGCAAAATCTGCCCGCCTCTCTCGGCCCGTTGTGGTGGCGCCTCACGGTTGATGGTGACCCCGAGAGTATCTGGCCTGGAACGAAGTCAGGAGAAAAGCCTGGAGCAGAATTTCCCAGAGCCGGTTTCTTCTTCTACCTCTTCTGCCCCCTTCTCTCGCCTGCCTTCCCCAGTCGCAGCCCCCGGCACGGTCCCCCGGTCCAGCCCGTTCAACGGAAATGGCAGCCGCCACAACGGCAGCCCGCCACTCTCCAAACCCAAACCCTTTACTTTGCCTGGACGATCTCACTCCATCTACAACATCAACAG GAGCAACACCCCAGTCAAACCTCCCTCATCTGCTTCATCTGTCGCATCTTCCTCACCCTCCATGCGCCCCCCGACTCCCTCCACCAGTGTGTCGCTGCCCTACAACAGGGGCTTAGGATCCTCAGGGCCCCTCCGACCCCCATCCCGAGCCAGCTCTGGGGCCTTGTTCACATCCTCACCTGGCCTGcctccccctccacctctgGTACAAGGTCCTGGCCACTCATCAGCAGCAG ACCAAGAATTACTGCGTCAGAACTTGAATCCCCACTTCTTGAATTCACAAGAACGCGAGGGCAGACGCAGCGTCCCAGGGGCTGAAAAcaatgcagcagctgcaggccGCGCCACTCCTGGTGGTCCATCAGCAACGAGCTCCGGACCGGGCTCATCAGGCCGGACGTCTCAGAACCAGCCGAACATCCCGCACATGGCCTTCCAGTTCCATCAGCACAACCAccagcaccaacacacacacacgcaccactTCACGCCCTTCCTGCACCCCACAGCTACCGCACCGCCTCTG TTTGATAAGTATACAGGCAAAGTGGACGGGCTGTACCGACACCCT TTCTTCCCACAATACCCGCCGCCTTCAGTGCCGAGTATCCAGCCTGTGATTCCTCCCACTGGGCCTTTCAGCTCCTTGCAAGGAGCATTTCAGCCAAAG GGAACGGGTCCTGATATAACCGCACGACTTGGGGTTGTGCCTCACCACCTGCAGCCCAAAGACCCCAGG CTAACTGATCCATTTGGGACATCGTTGAAAGTCAGTAAT AAACCAGGAAAGTGGTGTGCTATGCATGTATATGTGGCCTGGATGATTCTGAGTCATCAGAAAAAAGTAAAG CTGATGCAGGCTGAACCTCACAAGCTGGACTTCCGTAGTGACCTGCTGGCCCGTCTTCCTGGAGCTGGGGGACTAGGCCCCCTGGGGCCCATGGGAGGAGCCCTGCCTCCCACTCATGATCTGACCAGACCTCCCAGTCTGTTCTCAGCTGCAG GGGCAGTCAATCCGTCCTCAGCTCCTTTCATCTCCCCGTCAGCGCCCCACTCCTCTTTCCTCACACCGACTGCACACTTGG ATCCGTATGGCCGATCCCCACCTTTCACCCCACTGGGAGCTCTTGGTTCTGGTGCCTTTGGAGGACTTGGAAGCCCAACGCTGG CAGGATCTGTGTTTGGCCCCAAAGATTCACCAGCGAGTGTCGTCGGAGGCCTGTCCACACCCAACCATCACGACCCATGGAACCGTCTACACAGCGGTCAGTCTGGGTTCCCTCCTGGCCCCAGCTGGGCGAAGGGGCCAGACAAGCGGGATGAGAGGGATCGAGCGAAGGACGTGGAAAGGAGAGACGTCCCTCACATCAAGGATGAAAAGGACAG AGACAACATGCTGTATGGCCGACAACCTGTGAGAATGTCTCCAGTTGCCCCTCCCTTCAAACCCCGCAGTAGCACCCCAGTGTCCCACATTAATGGCCACAGCAGCGCCCTGGGGGGCGGCGGTGGGCCTATTGAGGACCTGACACGCAGCttgaacagagacagagaccgTGAGCGAGACAGAGACGGGGATAAGAGGCCGCTGCCAACAGTGTCTTCACGGGGGCCTCCTCTTGGCTCTTCATCTTTAGTAGCAGATAGAGACAGACCACGgtcttcttcatcttctgtgCTCACTACTCCCCCGCCCTCCAACCGCTCAGCCCCGTCCCCGATGGACCTTTACCCCCGCCCAATGGCCCCAACAGCACATAGCCTCCACAACGAACCCTCACACTCCCAAAGAGACGGTAACCTCCCTTCTTCCTCCGCAGCTTCTGCCTCAGTCACTTCTTTGTCTCAGGCCAAGAAGTCTGACCGGACCACAACACCCGTCTCCAAACCTCCGCTGCTTCTCCCTCCAGTCAAAGTCAAAGAGGAGCGGAAGGAGGAGCCAGAGCATATCCCCATCACCCTGCCTCCCCCAGCGCCTAACCACAGCTTTGACCGCCCCAACAGCCATCCACACCACCCTCGTTCTGGTaccccttcctcttcctccctatCGCTCACTCCCACTCCTGGTGTTCCCCTCATGCCACCCACTCCAAACCCTTCCTCTCACCTTTCCCTGCTGGATCGCTCCAGGGCCATTGAAGCGTATCTGGGGAGCACAGGCGCTGCGGGTTTGGTAATGGGCCCAGGAGGAGACCGTTTCCACCACGGTCCAGGCCAGGGACCATCACAGGGTCCACACAGCTTCACGTGGGACCCCTGGAGGGAGCTGGCAGCTCAGCAGCAACATCAGCATCGTAGAGAAGCATTGGCACTTCGCTCAGACCCTCACCTAGCCCTGCGATCCGATCCACATTTGGCCCGACTGCTCCAGCATCAGCGCCTTCTGGAGGCAGAGAGGGTTGCGGCTGTAGCAGCTGCGGCCGCAGCAGCCAACCCTCACCACCCTCCGACATCTACCTCTTCTGCCTCCACCTCTGCTGTCCGCCAGGAGTTTGGCCTAATGGCCCCTCACTTTGACCGCCCTCCTCACCTCGGACCCCCAGGAGGAGGACTGATAGATGAGGAGCAGCGGGCCCAGATCCTGAGGGAAGACTTTGAGCGGGCTCGCTACTTTGGGATGCACCCACACATCCCCACTGGCCCTCATCTCTCGAGCCCCTCTCATGCTGCTACTGCCGCTCACCTGGAGCAGCTCCACCCTGGCCTTCTCTCCCACTCGCTCCCCCACGGAGCCTCTCCTGCTTCCCAGCACCACGCTGGCCTCTTCGCCCGTCTCGGCCATCTAAACCCCCACCACGTGCCCAACGGCATCCTGGCAAAGACCCCTGCAGGCTTGGTGGGAGCTCTGGCGGTGGGGGCACCGCCTCCCCTCATTCCGTCCATCACCAGCCGGTCGTCCACACCTCCCCGTAGACTTGGAGGGCCAGGTGAGCTGACACTGTACAGCTCCCACAAAGACGGAGAGTCCAGATAG